The sequence CGAATCCTGTGCGCGGTACCGGAAAAGGTGACGAGGTTTTCCTCCATGGCGAGGATATGAAGCTTCTTTCCGTCACCCTTAATGAAACCCGCCTGGCGTCCAGCGATTTCACGGTTGATCAGGAAGGGCTACGCTTTAAGGCACCGGGGCAAAACTTCATTGCCGAACTTGAAACCCAGATTTCACCAGCCAACAACACCCGGCTCGAAGGCCTTTATGTTTCGCAAAGTGCCTTTTGCACCCAGTGCGAGGCCGAAGGGTTCCGCCGCATTACCTATTTCCCGGATCGCCCGGACGTCATGGCGACCTATAAGGTCACGATCAATGCGAATAAGGAAAGCTGCCCGGTTTTGCTATCGAATGGCAATCTGATCGATAGTGGCGATCTTGACGGCGGCCGTCATTTCGCCGTGTGGGAAGATCCGTTCCCCAAGCCATCCTACCTGTTTGCGCTGGTCGCCGGCGATCTGGCCTGTGTCGAAGACAGTTTCAAGACCATGTCGGGCCGTGATGTGGCGCTGCGGATCTTTGTCGAGCACGGCAATGAGGATCGCTGCGATTACGCGATGGACAGCCTGAAACGGTCGATGAAGTGGGACGAGGAGGTCTATGGCCTCGAATACGATCTGGACCTGTTTAACATCGTCGCCGTATCCGACTTCAATATGGGCGCGATGGAAAACAAAAGCCTCAATGTGTTTAACGCCAAATTCGTTCTGGCCCGCCCGGATACGGCGACCGATGGCGATTATGAACGCATCGAATCCATCGTTGCACACGAATATTTCCATAACTGGTCGGGCAACCGCGTCACCTGTCGCGACTGGTTCCAACTGTCGCTCAAGGAAGGTCTGACCGTGTTCCGTGATCAGGAATTCTCGGCCGATCAGCGATCGCGTCCGGTGCAGCGAATCAAGGATGTCAATGCCCTCCGCGCCGCCCAGTTCCCCGAGGATGCAGGTCCGCTGGCCCATCCGGTGCGCCCGGACAGCTATATGGAAATCAACAATTTCTATACCGCCACGGTCTACGAAAAGGGCGCGGAACTGATCCGCATGATGCATACGTTGCTTGGGCCGGATGGCTATCGCAAGGGCATAGACCTTTACTTTGATCGCCATGACGGGCAGGCGGTGACCTGTGATGACTTCGCCAAGGCGATGGAAGACGCCAACGGTATCGATTTCAGCCAGCTCAAACTCTGGTATTCGCAGGCCGGCACGCCGAAACTCAGCTGGCAGGGCGACTATGACGCAGATGCCAAACAATACCGTCTGACCATTTCGCAAAAAACCGATCCGACCCCGGGACAGCCGGACAAGAAACCGCTGCACATGCCGATTTCAATCGGGCTTCTGGGCGCGGATGGTTCAGACCTCGTCGCCAAAACGGTTGAACTGACGGAAGCCAGCCAGGAATTCGTCTTTGATGGTGTGACTGAGGCGCCGGTGCTGTCGTTTAACCGGGGATTCTCCGCACCGGTCAACATCACCACCGATCAGCCGGATGACGAGCTTGTCTTCCTGATGGGCAATGACAGCGATGCGTTCAATCGCTGGGAAGCCGGGCAGAAATACGCAACCCGTTTGATGTTGTCTGCCATCGCCGCCTATGAAGCGAATGGCGGCGATGTCGATGCAGCCTTTGCCGATGAAAAGGCCCGCGTTGATGCCTTTATTGCCGCGATGCGCGCGACACTTATTAATAACGATCTTGATAAGGCGTTCCGCGCAGATGCGCTTGTCCTGCCGGGCGAGGCATTCCTGTCCGAACAACGCAAGCCCGCCAATCCGGAAGCGATCTATCAGGTGCGCACCGCCTTGCGCAAACGCATTGGCCAGGCACTTTCGGACGATTTCGCCAAAACCTATCACCAGAATGCCTCAAACGCCGCCTTTACCCCGGATGCGACATCGGCGGGGCAGCGTGCCTTGCGGGCAACGGCCCTTGCCTATCTGGTGGCAAGCGGGGCGGATGAATTTGCCGACGTGGCAGTCGCGCAGTATGGCACGGCTGATAACATGACCGATCAGATGGCCGCCCTTTCGGTGCTCAATAACCTTGATCATCCGGGCCGTGAAACCGCCTTGGCCGATTTCGAGGAACGCTTTGCCAGTGATGCTGTCGTCCTCGATAAATGGTTCTCGTTGCAGGCGATGTCGTCGCGTGATGATACCCTGGCGCGGGTCAAGGATCTGATGAGCCACCCGGCCTTTACCATGCGCAATCCCAATAAGGTGCGTGCGCTGATCGGGGCATTCGCCATGGGCAATCCGCGTCATTTCCATGCCAAGGATGGTTCGGGCTATGCCTTCTATGCGGATCGCCTGATCGAACTTGATGACATCAACCCGCAGGTTGCCGCACGGCTTTGCGCCCCGCTTGGCAAATGGGCAAAATACGATGCGGATCGCGCGGACAAGATGAAGGCCGAACTTAACCGTATCCTCGCCAAACCGGAAATCTCGCGCGATCTTTATGAAATCGCCTCGAAATCCGCGGCAAGCTGATCAAGCAACCATATCTGGTGAAATGACAAAGGGCGGCACCCTAAGGATGCCGCCCTTTGTTTTGGAAAATATCACAAAGCCGATCAGGTCAGCTTCATCCGCTCGCTAAACTCGCGCATTTTCTCTGACAGGTTGCGTGCCACTTCCGAAAGGTTATGGCTGGCGGTGTTCAGATCATGCGCACTGCGCCCGGTGCTCTGTGCGCCGTCATTCACAAAGGTGATCATTTCGTCCATCGATCCCGCACCGGCGGCGATGCGTTGAACGTTTTCGGAAATCTCACCGGTGGCACGGCGTTGTTCATCAACCGATTGGGTGATGGTCGACTGGATGTCGTTGACCTGATGAATAACTTCGCCAACCGTGCTGATCGAATGGGCCGCCTTTTGCACTTCTTCCTGAATGGCAGCGGTCAGGTCACCAATCTGGCCGGTTGCACTTGCGGTTTGATCGGCAAGCGATTTGACCTCGTTGGCAACCACGGCAAAGCCCTTGCCAAGTTCACCGGCACGTTCGGCTTCAATCGTTGCATTAAGCGACAAAAGCTTGGTGCGATGGGCAATGTCGTTGATCAGATCAATGATCGATCCGATCTCGGAACTGGCCTTTTCAAGCGATCCGATATTGCGCTGGCTTTCCTCGGCTTCTTCACGTGCCCGTCCGGTCACGGTGGAGGCCTCGGTTGCCTGACGGTTGATCTCGGCGATCGAGGATGAAAGTTCCTCAACCGCGGTGGCGACATTGCGGGTATTTGATGCCGCCTCGCGCGAGACATCCAGTGCACCACCCGATTGCTGTACTGTGTTTTCCGACTGGTTTGTCAGTTCACTGGCAAGGCTTAGCAACCCTTCGGACTGTTCGGTCACGGATTGGGCCACGCGGGCAACCTCGGCCATCAGTTCGGTGACCGCGATCTTGCTTTCCTCACGCTCTGACACGTCGTTCCAGGCCAGCATGGTGCCCAAAAGGACATTGTCCTTATCGCGCACCGGGGCAGCAAGGATATCAAGATAGCCACGGTCGGTCTGGATGATCTCGGTAAAGGGCAGGTTGTTCGGATTGGCAAGCTTGGCCTGGAATTCCGATCCAAGATTAAGGAAATCACCCGAAATCGTTGCCGTGGTACCACCAAGATGGTCTTGCGCACTGGCGTTAAGGTAACTCAGCTTGCCATCAGGCAGGATCATCGCCGTCATGGTCGGGGTATTTTCGACCATGTTTTGCAAGATCAAGGCCTGACGTACCGATTCACGCAAGGCAATCAGGGCCTTTTTCATTTCGCCGATTTCGTCATTACCGACATTGGGCAGATTGACGTTGGTATCCCCGTTCGAGATTGACGTCATCGCACCGGCAAAGGCGCGCAGATTGCGCAGAACCGTGGTGCGCAACAGGATCCAGCCAACAACCCAGGCCGCCAGAAGCACACCAACAAGGATCTCGATCGACAGCAGGCGAAGACTATCTGTCTGGGCATAGAAATCAGACACGTCGCGGTCAAACCGGGCCTCGGCCCAGACACCACCACGACCATCACTGATCATAACCTCGACTGCCGCGCGGTGCGTCGTATCACCTGCTTTGGCCGTTTCGGGCTCCGGCGCATCATTGCTGGCTTCTGGTGCTGCATCTCCGCCATTTTCGGTGGCGGCATCTCCCTCTGCTGCCGGGGCCGTTTCGGTTTCTGCCTCAGCCGGGGCTTCAAGGCTTTCAAACAACACGTTGCCAGAATTATCCAGAATCTGGAAGTTGCCACCCAAAACCTTGCCAATGCCCGCAAGCTGGGGCAGGGGATCGGTGATGACTTCAAGGAAACCAACAGCACGGAACCCGCCAACCGGCAGGATCAGGCTAAAGACTGGCCGCCCATCCGGGGTTGCCCACATAAAGCTTGCTGGTTTGCGGGCTTCGGCCTTGTCGCGACCGATCAAATAGGCTTTGACGTCCGGGTCATCAGTCACGCTGGCGCCAAGATTGGCTTCGGACGTCGCCAGTTGATTGAATTCCTGATCATAGGATATTGCACCAATCAGGTTTACATCGCCCTGAACCACTTCGCGTGCGTTCGAAAGGATGTTGAGTTCGGCCTGCATGCGCGTCTGGTCATTTTCCTGATAACTTTTGACCAGGCTGCCAAGCCGCGACCATTCATTGGCAATGGGGGTAATTTTGTCGGCATAGTCGGTGGCAATACGCGACCCGACAAAGAAATTGACTGTACCACTGACCGAGTTGTTCAGTGTTTCAATCGCAAAGTTGCGATAGGTATCACCGGTCCAAAGAAGCATCCATGTCACTGCACCTGAAACCAGTAACCCGGTTACGAGCAAAATCCGTCGTAACGTCAGAAGGCTGGTAGCACCTCCTGCAATAGCCGTCTTCGCGGCCTTGTCTCCCGTCATTTTTGTCACTCCAGAGCAAACCAAGTTTATTTTTTGTCTTTGGTCATATTGGCTCGCGTCTCTCCCGCTCACACCTCTACTTCTCAAGAGTAGTTATCCTGATCCAAGCAGAGCTTGGTTTGGAACACAATCCCTTATTTCTCGATTTCCATAGGATTGCTGCGGCACACAGCCGGTTTGAAGCGGTTCGAAATCTGGAAATTCTCGTTTTGGTTGGGGGGCTTAGCCCCGATTTACGAGCGCGATTTCGACGCATTGAAATTTTTTCTGCGAATGTGTGTGATAATCGTTTGCAATTGCAAAAACGATGCTCTATGACTGTGTTTGTCAAATGCAGACGACAACGTCGTTTGTGACCGGCCATCAGGCCTACATGGCGTGCCTGATGGCTTCTATCTTCGGGACTCTCTCTCCCCGAAGGTCGATCTCTCTCACTCGA is a genomic window of Thalassospira sp. ER-Se-21-Dark containing:
- the pepN gene encoding aminopeptidase N, with the translated sequence MSEQPQEIRREDYKEPDFIVEKVELVFDLDRDVTNVKSRLFMAANPVRGTGKGDEVFLHGEDMKLLSVTLNETRLASSDFTVDQEGLRFKAPGQNFIAELETQISPANNTRLEGLYVSQSAFCTQCEAEGFRRITYFPDRPDVMATYKVTINANKESCPVLLSNGNLIDSGDLDGGRHFAVWEDPFPKPSYLFALVAGDLACVEDSFKTMSGRDVALRIFVEHGNEDRCDYAMDSLKRSMKWDEEVYGLEYDLDLFNIVAVSDFNMGAMENKSLNVFNAKFVLARPDTATDGDYERIESIVAHEYFHNWSGNRVTCRDWFQLSLKEGLTVFRDQEFSADQRSRPVQRIKDVNALRAAQFPEDAGPLAHPVRPDSYMEINNFYTATVYEKGAELIRMMHTLLGPDGYRKGIDLYFDRHDGQAVTCDDFAKAMEDANGIDFSQLKLWYSQAGTPKLSWQGDYDADAKQYRLTISQKTDPTPGQPDKKPLHMPISIGLLGADGSDLVAKTVELTEASQEFVFDGVTEAPVLSFNRGFSAPVNITTDQPDDELVFLMGNDSDAFNRWEAGQKYATRLMLSAIAAYEANGGDVDAAFADEKARVDAFIAAMRATLINNDLDKAFRADALVLPGEAFLSEQRKPANPEAIYQVRTALRKRIGQALSDDFAKTYHQNASNAAFTPDATSAGQRALRATALAYLVASGADEFADVAVAQYGTADNMTDQMAALSVLNNLDHPGRETALADFEERFASDAVVLDKWFSLQAMSSRDDTLARVKDLMSHPAFTMRNPNKVRALIGAFAMGNPRHFHAKDGSGYAFYADRLIELDDINPQVAARLCAPLGKWAKYDADRADKMKAELNRILAKPEISRDLYEIASKSAAS
- a CDS encoding HAMP domain-containing methyl-accepting chemotaxis protein codes for the protein MTGDKAAKTAIAGGATSLLTLRRILLVTGLLVSGAVTWMLLWTGDTYRNFAIETLNNSVSGTVNFFVGSRIATDYADKITPIANEWSRLGSLVKSYQENDQTRMQAELNILSNAREVVQGDVNLIGAISYDQEFNQLATSEANLGASVTDDPDVKAYLIGRDKAEARKPASFMWATPDGRPVFSLILPVGGFRAVGFLEVITDPLPQLAGIGKVLGGNFQILDNSGNVLFESLEAPAEAETETAPAAEGDAATENGGDAAPEASNDAPEPETAKAGDTTHRAAVEVMISDGRGGVWAEARFDRDVSDFYAQTDSLRLLSIEILVGVLLAAWVVGWILLRTTVLRNLRAFAGAMTSISNGDTNVNLPNVGNDEIGEMKKALIALRESVRQALILQNMVENTPTMTAMILPDGKLSYLNASAQDHLGGTTATISGDFLNLGSEFQAKLANPNNLPFTEIIQTDRGYLDILAAPVRDKDNVLLGTMLAWNDVSEREESKIAVTELMAEVARVAQSVTEQSEGLLSLASELTNQSENTVQQSGGALDVSREAASNTRNVATAVEELSSSIAEINRQATEASTVTGRAREEAEESQRNIGSLEKASSEIGSIIDLINDIAHRTKLLSLNATIEAERAGELGKGFAVVANEVKSLADQTASATGQIGDLTAAIQEEVQKAAHSISTVGEVIHQVNDIQSTITQSVDEQRRATGEISENVQRIAAGAGSMDEMITFVNDGAQSTGRSAHDLNTASHNLSEVARNLSEKMREFSERMKLT